DNA from Deltaproteobacteria bacterium:
GCCGAGGCTTATATCAAGGTAAGGCTTGTCAGGCAGGCATAGGAAATCAATAACAAGCGAGACAGCTATTGACACAACTGTTCATATAATGTAATTTTAAATGGTCTTTAAAAGGACTCTTTATGCTAACAATAAAAAATATCCTCCCGGTTACCACGGTAAAACGAGATCTCATGAAGCTTCTCAAAAAGGTTCAGGAGGAGGGGAATCCGCTTGTTATTACCAAGGACGGCAAGACTGCGGGGGTGTTGATGAGCGGCGAGGAGTACGAGGGGCTGATGGAGACTCTGGAGATCTTGGGCGACAAGCAACTGATGAGACAACTTAAGAAAGCCGACGAGGATTTTCGCAAAGGACACTCTTACACGCATGAACAGGTCTTTAAGGAATGATTCTCCGCTATTCTCCCGAGTCCAAAGAAGTCATTCGAAGCCTCCCTCCCGAAATCAAGCAGGGAATGCGGCTTCTTTTGGATGGCTTGCGCGAGACACCTTACAGCGGTAAACCGCTACAAAGAGAACTGACCGGTTTTTATTCCCTGCGCTACAAGCGCTACCGCATCATCTACAAACCGCCTTCGGATGACAAGGAGGTCCGTGTCTACTCCATCGGACCACGCAAGGAAATTTACG
Protein-coding regions in this window:
- a CDS encoding type II toxin-antitoxin system Phd/YefM family antitoxin; translated protein: MLTIKNILPVTTVKRDLMKLLKKVQEEGNPLVITKDGKTAGVLMSGEEYEGLMETLEILGDKQLMRQLKKADEDFRKGHSYTHEQVFKE
- a CDS encoding type II toxin-antitoxin system RelE/ParE family toxin, with the translated sequence MILRYSPESKEVIRSLPPEIKQGMRLLLDGLRETPYSGKPLQRELTGFYSLRYKRYRIIYKPPSDDKEVRVYSIGPRKEIYEKFTKLLAERH